Proteins encoded by one window of Serratia nevei:
- a CDS encoding PLP-dependent cysteine synthase family protein, with product MIFRKVTDLIGNTPVIQLPLAQSDSRLYIKVEKNNPGGSMKDRMARNMIVAALKSGRIQPGGTIVESSSGNTGIGLAIAAIEFGLKFIAVVDHHAAQDKITIMRALGADIRYVKGNYGENEVAVVERQRMAAEIAGEIPGAVFMNQSDNAANAGGYADLVREIICQIGKVDAWIGCVGTGGSMTGIAHGLKVHNPDTVTIAVEPEGSIVFGKPGKPYYQSGTGTPEGDTVGLVLDYSCIDYGEQVSDVCAFETARYLARRFGLLVGGSTGGAIYKALEFINNGTIRGNVALVIADGGEKYLNTIFNEEWLKERDLLSEQVWEKLDGWFALSSVQEGE from the coding sequence ATGATCTTCAGAAAAGTAACTGATTTGATTGGCAATACTCCCGTCATTCAATTACCGCTGGCGCAATCTGACTCTCGTCTTTATATCAAAGTGGAGAAGAACAATCCTGGCGGGAGCATGAAAGATCGCATGGCCAGAAATATGATTGTTGCGGCGCTGAAATCAGGGCGGATCCAACCAGGTGGGACGATTGTTGAATCATCATCAGGAAATACGGGGATCGGCCTGGCCATTGCGGCTATCGAATTTGGGCTTAAATTTATTGCAGTGGTGGACCATCATGCCGCTCAGGATAAAATTACCATCATGCGAGCTCTGGGAGCAGATATTCGTTACGTTAAGGGTAATTATGGTGAAAATGAAGTCGCGGTTGTGGAACGACAGCGTATGGCGGCTGAAATTGCAGGTGAAATACCCGGCGCAGTTTTCATGAACCAATCAGATAATGCGGCCAATGCCGGTGGATATGCAGACCTGGTGCGTGAAATTATCTGCCAGATTGGCAAAGTCGACGCGTGGATTGGATGTGTTGGCACTGGCGGTTCGATGACAGGGATAGCGCATGGTCTCAAGGTTCATAATCCGGATACAGTTACGATCGCGGTAGAGCCAGAAGGCTCTATCGTATTTGGCAAGCCAGGAAAACCCTATTATCAATCAGGGACCGGCACACCGGAAGGAGACACCGTCGGATTAGTTCTGGATTACAGCTGCATTGATTATGGTGAACAGGTTTCCGACGTCTGCGCTTTTGAAACTGCACGCTATCTTGCGCGCCGTTTCGGGCTGCTTGTTGGCGGTTCTACCGGTGGTGCAATATATAAAGCGTTGGAATTTATCAATAATGGAACGATTCGGGGGAATGTGGCTCTCGTTATTGCAGATGGCGGTGAAAAATATCTAAATACGATCTTCAATGAGGAGTGGCTCAAAGAACGGGATCTTCTCTCCGAGCAAGTCTGGGAGAAACTTGATGGCTGGTTTGCACTCTCTTCTGTTCAGGAGGGAGAATAA
- a CDS encoding Y4yA family PLP-dependent enzyme gives MASLLNTYCRETTSWRVSPARELPPYVDPVIARWLETSPDTLVRLSEIYGSPLNIVWPHTVENNFNAMAAITAGFGIEAKFYYGVKVNKSQSLLQAAVAAGTGADVSSLHELNDAIRAGCRGTDLCATGPAKTIRFLQELILQGARIVVDSVEEMDDLMEVAKCWKSPTGRISILLRLRPAFSHTSRFGMSSSEVSAVLQKLETCNPLKIDGFHFHLSGYSPVSRVNAFFDTLPLIACARSLGHSPCIIDIGGGLPVQYVEGNCYKAWLSSQTQENYRTRRVPDAFYPYGGDINAEHWLTQFLGGAGPVGKRVCDALIDEGLTLCVEPGRSLANQSAISVFRVCRVRPHGDSGYVIFVEGSSFSACETWFNSEFLSDPLHIRQNSHEPSPAAKAWIAGHSCLDEDVITNRLIAFKHLPEPGDLLIFANTAGYQMDLLENQFHRHPLPTRLTAVMSSRQNLIFTVDN, from the coding sequence ATGGCTTCGCTGTTAAATACCTATTGCCGGGAAACCACTTCATGGCGGGTAAGCCCTGCCAGAGAATTACCCCCCTATGTGGATCCTGTTATTGCCCGATGGTTAGAGACGTCCCCTGATACTCTTGTTCGCTTATCAGAAATTTACGGTTCTCCGCTCAATATTGTTTGGCCGCATACCGTGGAGAATAATTTCAATGCGATGGCTGCTATTACGGCGGGATTTGGTATTGAAGCGAAATTTTATTATGGCGTTAAAGTCAATAAATCACAGTCGTTATTACAGGCTGCCGTCGCTGCCGGAACAGGGGCTGATGTATCCAGCCTGCATGAGCTCAACGATGCTATCCGCGCTGGATGCAGAGGCACCGATTTGTGTGCCACCGGTCCTGCAAAAACAATACGTTTTTTGCAGGAGTTAATTCTGCAGGGGGCGCGGATTGTCGTGGATTCAGTCGAGGAAATGGACGATCTCATGGAAGTAGCTAAATGCTGGAAAAGCCCGACAGGCCGAATCAGTATACTACTGCGCCTTCGCCCCGCGTTCAGCCATACCAGCCGTTTTGGTATGTCATCCAGTGAAGTGAGTGCCGTGCTTCAGAAACTCGAGACCTGTAATCCATTAAAAATCGATGGCTTCCATTTCCATCTTAGTGGCTACTCGCCCGTATCCAGGGTTAACGCTTTTTTTGACACATTACCGTTGATTGCCTGCGCCCGTAGTCTTGGCCATTCCCCATGCATTATCGATATCGGGGGAGGGTTGCCCGTTCAGTATGTAGAGGGGAATTGCTATAAGGCATGGCTATCCTCACAGACGCAGGAAAATTATCGTACTCGACGGGTCCCGGATGCTTTCTATCCCTATGGTGGTGATATAAACGCTGAGCACTGGCTCACTCAGTTTCTTGGCGGCGCGGGCCCTGTGGGTAAAAGAGTCTGCGATGCATTAATCGATGAAGGATTAACGCTGTGTGTCGAGCCCGGAAGAAGTCTGGCCAACCAGAGCGCCATAAGTGTTTTTCGTGTATGTCGAGTCCGGCCTCACGGTGATTCCGGATACGTTATTTTTGTCGAGGGAAGTAGCTTCAGTGCATGCGAAACGTGGTTTAACTCTGAATTCTTAAGCGATCCGCTTCATATTCGTCAGAATTCTCATGAGCCATCTCCTGCTGCGAAAGCATGGATTGCGGGTCATAGTTGCCTTGACGAGGACGTTATAACTAACCGTCTGATTGCATTCAAGCACCTGCCTGAACCGGGCGACTTGCTGATATTTGCCAATACCGCTGGTTACCAAATGGATTTACTGGAAAACCAGTTCCACCGGCACCCGCTCCCCACAAGACTGACCGCTGTCATGAGCTCGCGCCAAAACCTCATTTTTACCGTTGACAATTAA
- a CDS encoding ABC transporter substrate-binding protein yields MILRLVLFIVLLTSSVAHAEQTVTPVTDLLGRTVNIKLPVQRVILGEGRQLYLVAMLDKENPAKRIVAWRKDLIQSDPATWQQYRQQFPQLEKIPTFGGSEQGTFDIEQAINLKPDVIIMNMDARNAIVDSGYEAALASAGIPIVYVDFRYDPIAHIPPTVKLFGELFGQSERSEAYLKFRDSELQRVISRTLKLQKPLPKVFLERLGGYSEECCMTFGKGSFGRFVKLAGGDNIAANLAPGSFFTLNPEKVIAANPDVVILTSGNFQAFVPGGRWIPLGPGVNIEESRRKLAWFTTRPAYADSTARRNSAFFAIWHQFYNSPYDVIAIQQLARWIHPQLFADLAPDDTFRRMHQEFLPVPYQSGYMVSLKKEENNHDVKSGTTPR; encoded by the coding sequence ATGATATTACGACTTGTGCTCTTTATTGTATTGTTAACCTCATCAGTTGCTCATGCTGAACAGACGGTGACGCCTGTAACCGATCTCCTTGGCCGAACCGTTAACATCAAATTACCGGTACAGCGTGTCATCCTTGGGGAAGGGCGCCAACTGTATCTGGTCGCAATGCTTGATAAAGAAAATCCTGCCAAGAGGATAGTGGCCTGGCGGAAAGATTTAATACAGTCAGATCCGGCAACATGGCAGCAGTACCGGCAACAGTTTCCACAACTGGAGAAAATCCCGACATTTGGAGGCAGCGAGCAAGGGACCTTCGATATCGAACAGGCTATTAATTTGAAACCTGACGTCATCATCATGAATATGGATGCGCGAAATGCCATTGTTGACTCAGGGTATGAAGCCGCACTTGCCAGTGCGGGTATCCCAATTGTCTATGTGGATTTTCGGTATGACCCTATTGCACATATTCCTCCTACAGTGAAACTATTTGGCGAGTTATTTGGTCAATCGGAACGCTCTGAAGCCTATTTAAAGTTTCGCGATAGTGAGTTACAACGCGTCATATCCAGGACTTTAAAATTACAGAAGCCATTGCCAAAGGTATTTTTAGAACGTCTTGGAGGTTATTCAGAAGAATGCTGTATGACCTTTGGAAAGGGGAGCTTTGGGCGTTTTGTTAAATTAGCCGGAGGAGACAATATCGCAGCCAATCTTGCTCCCGGTTCATTTTTTACGCTAAATCCTGAAAAGGTGATAGCTGCAAATCCTGATGTCGTCATACTCACCAGCGGGAATTTTCAGGCCTTCGTTCCTGGCGGAAGGTGGATCCCTCTCGGACCGGGCGTCAATATCGAGGAGTCCAGGCGTAAGCTGGCATGGTTCACCACCCGTCCAGCTTATGCAGATAGCACTGCCCGCCGTAATAGCGCATTTTTCGCCATCTGGCATCAGTTCTACAACAGCCCGTATGACGTTATTGCCATCCAGCAACTCGCCAGATGGATACATCCACAATTATTCGCGGACCTGGCCCCTGATGACACATTCCGTCGTATGCATCAGGAATTTCTTCCCGTTCCGTATCAATCCGGGTATATGGTAAGCCTGAAAAAAGAGGAGAATAACCATGACGTTAAGTCTGGCACAACTCCGCGCTGA
- a CDS encoding aminotransferase class V-fold PLP-dependent enzyme: MTLSLAQLRADTPGTEHVIHFNNAGASLMPVPVIQAVHEHYLKEITLGGYEAAESERQWLSDIYGYLAKMIQAKPADIALVENATRAWDIAFYSLPLRPGDIILTSTTEYAGNYIPYLQRQKRDGIQINILEADEEGAVCLKQLQHALGNPRVRLISLPILGTHGGPIQPVEKMGALARDAGVWFFLDACQGIGHLQLDVQKIGCHVLTASGRKYLRAPRGTGFLWMDSTLSSNIEPVWLDHHAARLIDEQSYHISEGARRFECWEANIADRLGLGAAAKYALSLGQDKVTQRIFKLAKQLRLGLKCITHVQLQDKGDNLSGIVTFTVKNKTAESVKEYLSAQPRRINVSCSRFSSTFIDMRNRGLESVVRASVHAYNSEDEIDILLNALENFR; the protein is encoded by the coding sequence ATGACGTTAAGTCTGGCACAACTCCGCGCTGACACGCCAGGGACTGAGCATGTTATTCATTTTAACAATGCAGGAGCAAGCTTAATGCCTGTCCCGGTTATACAGGCTGTGCATGAACACTATTTAAAAGAAATTACCCTCGGTGGGTATGAAGCCGCAGAGAGTGAGCGCCAATGGCTTAGTGATATATATGGTTATCTGGCGAAAATGATCCAGGCAAAGCCTGCAGATATCGCGCTTGTGGAAAATGCTACCCGGGCCTGGGACATCGCATTCTACTCTCTTCCCTTGCGCCCTGGAGATATCATCCTGACTTCGACCACTGAATATGCAGGTAATTATATACCTTACCTGCAACGACAAAAACGTGATGGCATTCAGATCAACATTCTGGAAGCGGATGAGGAGGGGGCTGTTTGTCTGAAGCAATTACAACATGCCCTTGGCAACCCTCGGGTCAGATTAATCAGCCTCCCAATACTGGGAACTCATGGGGGACCAATACAGCCGGTAGAAAAAATGGGCGCCCTTGCTCGTGATGCTGGCGTGTGGTTTTTCCTTGATGCTTGCCAGGGTATTGGACATTTACAACTTGATGTCCAAAAAATTGGGTGCCACGTGTTAACAGCCTCAGGGCGTAAATACCTGCGAGCTCCACGCGGTACGGGTTTTTTATGGATGGACAGCACCCTGAGTTCGAATATTGAACCGGTGTGGCTTGATCACCATGCTGCAAGACTTATAGATGAGCAGAGTTATCATATTAGCGAGGGAGCCCGACGATTCGAATGCTGGGAGGCAAATATCGCTGACAGGCTTGGCCTGGGGGCTGCCGCGAAATATGCGCTTTCGTTAGGGCAAGATAAAGTAACGCAAAGAATTTTTAAGTTGGCTAAGCAACTTCGCTTAGGCCTGAAATGTATAACGCACGTTCAGTTACAGGATAAAGGAGATAATCTATCAGGAATAGTTACATTTACAGTTAAAAATAAAACAGCTGAATCTGTTAAGGAATACCTATCGGCTCAACCACGTCGAATTAATGTCTCATGTTCTCGATTTAGTTCGACATTCATTGACATGCGAAATCGTGGGCTGGAGTCAGTCGTTCGTGCATCCGTTCATGCGTATAACAGTGAAGATGAGATAGATATCTTACTTAATGCCCTTGAAAATTTCAGGTGA
- a CDS encoding MFS transporter, protein MRVTGSVTFIVQFLFIVQLLSMGAMEMSGPFWPLHIESMTSTELLSIAGTGVYIAPMLGVMLTSTFWGRVGDITGNKVMMIRALMGLALTQLGLAFANDVWLVLILRFLQGTCAGYIAPAQAYGIAMVPAAQRTRLFAWLQVSTNAGSLAGAIIGGAILDLLSFFWINVSAFIICTLCALIVLFILPADAPHGVSSTSAVHSKDKKRTPTGINNGVIVGLLTVLGLLLMSRMITQTPFSLYVSTVFNAPNWLTGLAYGLQATGVIVSASLWARWFEAHDIASTLYRMVGIIMGCILVTLLLATVRETSWFIGLYFLWGILLGATTPVLTALISRTTAEGMQGYILGVVQSISQFASIIGIALGGVVLLWPGLSALFLCVVVMYSMTLMITLKISRSSREFNKKIGYEK, encoded by the coding sequence ATGCGCGTAACGGGCAGTGTGACTTTTATTGTCCAGTTTCTGTTTATCGTGCAACTGCTTTCGATGGGAGCGATGGAAATGAGCGGCCCTTTTTGGCCGCTTCATATCGAAAGCATGACGTCCACAGAACTACTGAGCATCGCTGGCACAGGGGTGTATATAGCACCGATGCTTGGCGTTATGCTAACCAGCACATTCTGGGGGCGGGTAGGCGACATAACGGGCAATAAAGTCATGATGATCCGCGCACTGATGGGCCTGGCATTAACGCAACTTGGGCTTGCTTTCGCCAATGACGTCTGGCTGGTGCTTATTTTACGTTTTTTACAGGGTACCTGTGCGGGTTATATTGCGCCGGCGCAGGCCTATGGTATTGCAATGGTGCCAGCGGCACAGCGTACGAGACTTTTTGCCTGGTTGCAGGTGTCGACCAACGCAGGCTCTTTGGCAGGGGCGATTATCGGGGGAGCCATTCTCGATCTACTGAGTTTCTTCTGGATAAACGTCAGCGCATTCATTATTTGTACGCTATGTGCACTGATTGTTCTTTTCATATTACCTGCTGATGCTCCTCATGGAGTCTCGTCTACTTCAGCTGTTCATTCAAAAGATAAGAAAAGGACTCCAACTGGAATCAACAATGGCGTCATTGTTGGCTTACTGACGGTTCTTGGCTTGTTATTAATGAGCCGCATGATTACGCAAACGCCTTTTTCTCTTTATGTCAGCACGGTGTTCAATGCCCCTAATTGGCTAACAGGATTAGCTTATGGATTACAGGCTACGGGAGTGATTGTATCAGCGTCTCTCTGGGCAAGATGGTTTGAAGCGCACGATATAGCCAGCACGCTCTACCGAATGGTGGGGATCATCATGGGATGTATCCTGGTAACACTGCTGCTGGCTACAGTAAGGGAAACCAGCTGGTTCATCGGGCTTTATTTTTTATGGGGAATTCTCCTTGGCGCAACCACGCCTGTGCTTACCGCATTAATTTCGCGCACAACAGCCGAAGGTATGCAAGGGTATATATTGGGGGTGGTCCAGAGCATCAGCCAGTTCGCCTCCATCATAGGTATTGCTTTGGGGGGCGTAGTCCTTCTCTGGCCGGGGTTGTCAGCGTTGTTTCTTTGCGTTGTGGTCATGTATTCCATGACTTTAATGATTACGTTAAAAATCAGCCGTTCTTCAAGGGAATTCAACAAGAAAATAGGTTATGAAAAATGA
- a CDS encoding ParB N-terminal domain-containing protein, protein MQYEVILHPVALIRPSEEVNMEHVIALTEEIARCQKWITPVPIEKHTGIIMDGNHRYRVANNLGLMYLPCILLDYTDVRVRVHDWNNGEPFCPLKIRDHIVNQGKIFPYKTTRHLFSPVLPAVDFQLKQLFGIRSLTI, encoded by the coding sequence ATGCAGTATGAGGTAATATTACACCCAGTTGCCTTGATCCGTCCCTCTGAAGAGGTCAATATGGAACATGTTATAGCATTAACAGAGGAGATAGCGCGTTGCCAAAAATGGATAACACCCGTTCCCATTGAAAAGCACACGGGGATCATTATGGATGGCAACCATCGATATCGTGTGGCCAATAATCTTGGGCTAATGTACCTTCCTTGTATATTGCTTGATTATACTGATGTACGCGTGAGAGTACACGACTGGAATAATGGTGAGCCCTTCTGCCCGTTAAAAATCAGAGACCACATAGTAAACCAGGGAAAAATTTTTCCGTATAAAACCACTCGTCATTTATTTTCACCGGTTCTTCCAGCCGTTGATTTTCAGCTCAAACAGTTATTCGGTATACGTTCATTAACTATATAG
- a CDS encoding NAD/NADP-dependent octopine/nopaline dehydrogenase family protein, whose translation MFSGEKLRVTICGAGRTGHLAAILFSQNPAVAVTLYTSRPETVTAYQGSGAQLHAIMPDANVIKASAVRMTASVDEACAAADLIIITAPSHVRESVLQSIAPALPRHKQVFVGAIPGFGGFDWLAEKAFGGLSNIVIWGMKDVPHIAFDLVPGKSVRIGGEKSQLYVAVHRRETPENTDILLDYLRQLYEAPVTLLSNYLEITLTPGNPIMHSSVIYGLIGPWGQWHGHAFNHIPCWWSDCPELGAYFLARCDEENQALCKAAELSLGIDLSSVQPLQQEIVEAYGDSISDPRTLLSILRTNKAYEGIPLPLIREGRSDTFIFDKNHRVFREDIGCGLSLLVLIGQRLKVPTPYIEEIYYWCFEYMGGKIARSPIPADWPTIRRE comes from the coding sequence ATGTTCTCAGGCGAGAAGTTAAGGGTAACAATATGTGGGGCCGGCCGTACGGGCCACCTTGCTGCCATTTTATTCAGTCAAAATCCCGCAGTTGCAGTAACTCTTTACACTAGCCGGCCAGAAACTGTCACCGCATATCAAGGCAGTGGCGCTCAGTTGCATGCGATCATGCCTGACGCAAATGTCATAAAAGCCTCTGCCGTCAGGATGACGGCGTCAGTCGATGAAGCCTGCGCCGCTGCAGATCTCATTATCATTACTGCCCCAAGCCATGTACGCGAAAGCGTGCTTCAAAGCATCGCGCCAGCGCTGCCCCGGCATAAGCAGGTCTTCGTCGGAGCCATTCCCGGTTTTGGCGGATTTGACTGGCTGGCAGAAAAAGCATTTGGAGGCTTATCGAATATTGTTATATGGGGCATGAAAGATGTCCCCCATATTGCGTTTGATCTTGTACCCGGAAAAAGTGTCAGGATAGGGGGGGAGAAATCACAGTTGTACGTGGCTGTTCATCGCCGGGAAACACCTGAGAATACCGATATTCTGCTTGATTATCTGAGGCAGCTTTATGAGGCTCCCGTCACTCTGCTGTCTAATTATCTGGAGATTACCCTTACACCAGGAAATCCAATCATGCACAGTTCCGTCATTTATGGCCTCATCGGCCCATGGGGGCAGTGGCACGGGCATGCTTTCAATCATATTCCGTGTTGGTGGAGTGATTGCCCTGAACTCGGTGCTTATTTCCTTGCTCGCTGTGATGAGGAAAATCAGGCCTTATGTAAAGCTGCCGAACTTTCACTGGGTATCGATCTCAGCTCTGTGCAGCCATTGCAGCAGGAAATAGTCGAGGCATACGGTGACTCAATTTCTGACCCCAGAACACTCCTCAGTATTTTACGAACGAATAAGGCCTATGAGGGGATCCCGCTGCCTCTGATCCGCGAAGGGCGATCCGACACTTTTATTTTTGACAAAAACCATCGGGTCTTTCGGGAAGATATTGGCTGCGGTTTAAGCCTGCTGGTTTTAATCGGCCAGAGGCTCAAGGTGCCAACACCATATATAGAAGAAATCTATTACTGGTGTTTCGAGTATATGGGAGGGAAGATTGCCCGCTCCCCGATCCCCGCCGATTGGCCAACGATAAGGAGGGAATGA
- a CDS encoding ParA family protein produces MENIVTKAATVSNSTKPRVIPMVSTKGGEGKSTQSANLAGFLADAGKKTLLIDGDHSQPTASSIFSLEYEAPNGLYELLMKTVDLNQPEEIISRSVIPNLDVIVSNDPHDRLSSAMLHAPDGRMRLKNVLQHPLFNEYDVIIIDSKGAASVMLELILVASTEFAVGVIKPILPDTREFLRGTLGLMEGLLPLTSYGIALPRIRILTNCMEYTNLDWQTLNSLRGIIDNGQYLRADTFDVSLLDTIIPKLEIYKMGHASGQPVHRLERTTTRTSTLAAADTMYELACELFPHWVADFDVLRLEVNQ; encoded by the coding sequence ATGGAAAATATCGTCACAAAAGCCGCTACTGTTTCTAACAGTACTAAGCCTCGCGTTATCCCTATGGTCTCAACCAAAGGGGGCGAAGGTAAATCCACTCAAAGCGCCAACCTTGCCGGCTTCCTTGCCGATGCAGGTAAAAAAACTCTCCTCATCGATGGTGACCACTCCCAACCCACCGCAAGCAGCATTTTCTCCCTGGAATATGAAGCCCCCAACGGTTTGTATGAACTGTTGATGAAGACTGTCGATCTCAACCAACCCGAAGAAATCATCTCCCGTTCTGTTATCCCTAATCTCGATGTCATCGTTTCCAACGATCCCCACGACCGTTTATCTTCTGCCATGTTGCATGCCCCTGATGGTCGTATGCGGCTGAAGAATGTTCTGCAGCACCCTTTGTTCAACGAGTACGACGTCATCATCATTGACTCCAAAGGCGCGGCGTCTGTGATGCTAGAACTGATTCTGGTTGCCAGTACGGAGTTCGCTGTCGGTGTTATCAAGCCTATATTGCCGGATACGCGTGAGTTTCTGCGTGGCACATTGGGGTTGATGGAAGGATTATTGCCGCTGACCAGCTACGGTATTGCGTTACCGCGTATCCGTATTCTGACGAACTGCATGGAGTACACGAATCTGGATTGGCAGACCCTGAACAGTCTGCGCGGCATTATCGATAACGGGCAGTATCTGCGTGCAGATACCTTCGACGTCTCCCTTCTCGACACCATCATCCCCAAGCTTGAAATTTACAAAATGGGGCATGCTTCCGGCCAACCTGTTCATCGTCTTGAAAGAACCACCACACGCACATCAACGCTCGCTGCTGCGGACACTATGTATGAGCTGGCCTGCGAGTTGTTCCCTCACTGGGTTGCCGACTTCGACGTTCTGCGTCTGGAGGTAAATCAATGA
- the dnaB-PI gene encoding SPI-7-type island replicative DNA helicase, whose product MVDMHIPYSSDAEQAVLGGLMLDNERWDDILPLIGDRDFYLAVHRRIFQAMARLMAVQQPIDLITLHESLEQNGELEQVGGFAYLAELSKNTPSAANIVAYAGIVAERSRLRSLLQLGRELSADAANPRADSAALTERAEQQLFQLSEHTLSQQNVSLTDGLNAVVTYLETVSGGNGITGTPTGFSELDMMTCGLQPGDLVLLAARPSMGKTAFALSAYTGALRGTEKPAFFFSLEMPREQLLQRLIAVDGRVELSRLRSGQLDDEDWARISKAMERLLPLENRLIIDDESYLTPALLRSRARRYTRLYGNPGLIMVDYLQLMRCPGQENRTQEISEISRSLKALAKELDCPVVALSQLNRQLESRADKRPFNGDLRDSGALEQDADVIAFIYRDEVYYADSEDAGTAEIIIGKQRQGATGTVRVKFEGQFTAFSDLHDGQYGQYSGRA is encoded by the coding sequence ATGGTTGATATGCATATTCCTTATTCTTCAGATGCCGAGCAGGCCGTTCTCGGTGGCTTGATGCTGGATAACGAGCGTTGGGATGACATTCTTCCATTAATTGGAGATCGTGATTTTTATCTGGCGGTACATCGCCGAATCTTCCAGGCGATGGCTCGTCTGATGGCTGTTCAGCAGCCGATTGATCTGATCACGCTCCATGAGTCACTGGAACAAAATGGTGAGCTCGAGCAGGTCGGCGGTTTTGCCTATCTGGCTGAGTTGTCTAAAAACACACCGAGCGCTGCCAATATTGTCGCCTATGCCGGGATAGTCGCTGAACGCAGTCGACTGCGTAGCCTGTTGCAGCTCGGGCGTGAATTGAGCGCTGATGCTGCCAATCCTCGTGCAGATTCTGCCGCCCTGACCGAAAGGGCAGAACAGCAATTGTTCCAGCTCTCGGAGCACACACTGTCACAGCAGAATGTCAGCCTGACCGATGGGCTGAATGCTGTCGTGACCTATCTGGAGACGGTGAGTGGCGGTAATGGGATCACAGGCACCCCGACCGGCTTCTCAGAGCTGGATATGATGACGTGTGGTTTGCAGCCGGGGGATTTGGTTTTGCTTGCCGCACGGCCGTCGATGGGCAAAACCGCCTTTGCGTTGAGCGCCTACACTGGCGCACTTCGAGGCACGGAGAAACCTGCATTCTTCTTTAGCCTGGAAATGCCGCGCGAGCAGTTGCTCCAACGCCTGATTGCTGTTGACGGGCGGGTTGAACTTTCAAGGCTGCGCAGCGGCCAATTGGATGATGAAGACTGGGCGCGTATTTCCAAAGCGATGGAACGGTTGTTGCCATTGGAAAACCGCCTGATTATTGACGATGAATCGTATTTGACCCCCGCACTGCTGCGTTCCAGGGCACGGCGCTATACCCGGTTGTATGGTAATCCGGGTTTAATCATGGTCGATTACCTGCAGCTGATGCGTTGCCCTGGACAGGAAAACCGCACTCAGGAAATTTCAGAAATTTCCCGCAGTCTGAAAGCGCTGGCCAAAGAACTTGATTGTCCCGTTGTGGCGCTATCTCAGCTGAACCGTCAGTTGGAAAGCCGTGCTGACAAACGTCCCTTTAATGGTGACCTGCGAGACTCCGGTGCGCTGGAGCAGGATGCCGATGTGATCGCCTTCATCTACCGGGATGAGGTCTATTACGCCGACTCAGAGGATGCCGGCACGGCAGAAATTATCATTGGTAAACAGCGGCAGGGCGCAACGGGTACCGTTCGCGTCAAGTTTGAAGGGCAATTCACCGCGTTCAGTGACCTCCATGATGGTCAGTATGGCCAATACTCGGGGAGGGCGTAA